The nucleotide sequence GCATGGGTACGTTTCTCGATCTTGTTTTATTTGGGATTTCTGGCTTTCGCTGTATTGTCGACGCTATTTGGACGTTCAAATACCTACGCCGCTATTTATCAGACTATCTTTAATTTAAAACTGTATTTAATGTTGGGATCTGGGTTCGCAGTCGTTTGGACGTTACGTGCTGATCAACGATTGTGGATTTGGGTTCAGCGCATATGGCTAATTTTTCTCCCATTTATCTTGTTGCAATGGTTTGCTCCAGCAGTTGATTGGGTGATGTTCCCATTACATTCTGACAAGATGTATGACCTCAACCCATTTCTTGCCAATAAATTTGTAAAGGTGCCTGGCCCCTTCTTTCATGCAAGTATGTTGGCAACATTTACTGCATTGATGCTTGGTTTTTGTGTTTTGAGGTTTTTGATCGTTGGCGGGAACGATTGTATTACCCCCATTGTCGGTTATGGATTTGTATTGCTGGCATCTGGGCAGCGTGGCGAAACACTCTCTCTGTTTGCATCGTTATTTTTTGTTCTTGTATTTTATAAGCAACGTATTCGCTGGGGTGTGTTGTTGATGCTCAGCACAGTTTTTTTACTTGGATTGATATTTCTAGTAGTCAATTTTGAAAATACCCCGATTTATGACTTGGCGGTTGAGTGGGGATTGGTGGGGAATATCCCATTGAAAGACTTGCAAGCTCGTGCAGCTTTTTACAAATATTCTTTCTTGATTGCGAATGACCACTTCCCACTTGGAAGTGGGCTTGGCACATATGGTGGTGTTGGTGCTCAAAAGTTCGATTTGTCACTTTTCGATCAGCTGGGTTTTCAGCGCTATTACTGGTATTTGGCAGGGCAGTTCCTTGTTGACACCTATTGGCCCAATTTCATTGCCGAAGCGGGTTGGTTGGGAGCTTTTCTAATGCTGCTTTCGATAGCTTGCCTGTGGATACAATCATTTGTTGGCATGAGGCGAGAGGTTGATGCTCATGTCAAGTTTTACTGGTCCATGGCGAATGCGTGCGCAACATTTATTTTAATCAATTCGTTAACTTCACCATTAGCAGCTGATCCAAAATATGTTTGGATGTGTTGGATGTTTTTTGGATTGGCTGCTTCGTTAGGGAAAGCTCAATCGACTGCTAATGACGATTTGGTAAAAATTCGCTATTTGTATTGAATGTATTTTAGCTGCTGGGTGGGATTGATAGGTAGTTGTATTTGTTATGGCTGGCGATTGAATGATTGTTATGTAATGTCTTCGAGTTGCATTTCTGAAGAAATTAAATTTGGGATTGATTATGCTGGCTATTTTTAGATTGTCTAGTTTTTTGCACTCGATGGGTATTCCATTGTTGCCATGGTTGTTGAAGGTTTTAAATAGGGTCTTATTCGCATGTTCTGTCCCACCATCGGTGAAAGTGGGGCGTAATGTTGTATTTGGGTATCAAGGATTGGGTATTGTTGTTCATAAGCGTGCGGTAATTGGCAACAATGTTATTGTTGGTCCGAATGTGACAATTGGCGGGCGTTCTGGCCATGAGCAAGTACCTGTGATTGAAGATGACGTATTAATTGGTGCAGGCGCAAGAATATTGGGGCCAGTTCGAATTGGACGAAATGCTCAAATTGGTGCGAATGCAGTCGTGTTAGTCGATGTTCCTGAAGGTGCTATCGCTGTGGGGGTTCCAGCTGTTGTAAAGCTTCCACGTAACACACAGATGATTGCATCCAACCCGGTGATGGAAAGTCAAAAGTAATATGAAAAAGGTTGTGGTAGTTGGCCCGCATTTTTCAGCGCAAGGTGGAATGGCAACAGTGCTGGATATCTATCGCCAAGAGGGGCTGTTTGATCAGCAGTCGGTGTTATTTCTGCCAACTCATATTGATGGATCGAAGTGGAAGAAGTTTCGATTGGCTATTGCTACCTTTTTTACTTTCTTAATACTTTTAATGTTTAGACAGGTCAGTATGTTGCATGCACATGTTGCAACGCGCGCGAGTTTTTGGCGCAAGGCACTGTTTATGCTGTTGGCCAGATTGTTTGGCACCCCATATATTTTTCACCTGCATAGTGGTTTGTTTCAGGGGTTTTATGAGCGATGCGGGGTTTTTGGAAAATGGCTGACAAGATACCTATTGAGGAATGCAAAGTATGTGTTCGTATTGTCTTCCGATGCTCGGCAATGGATAGTTTCAATTGTTCCTGAGGCTTCGGTAACGATATTTTCTAATCCGATACGTATGCTCCCTTATGTTAGAGAAAATAGACATACAAGCCATGTACTATTTATGGGGAAGCTGGATTCGAATAAGGGAATATATGATTTATTGCCCGCTATTGAGAAGTTAACGGCATTTCATCCTGGTTTGAGATTGTCAATTGCCGGTGAAGGTGAGATCGAACAGGTACGTGCATTGGTAACCCAACTTGGTTTGGAGAAGCATGTGGACCTGCTGGGGTGGGTTGTTGGCGATCAGAAAGCCCAGCTATTGTCCACTGCAACAGTATTTGTTTTGCCCTCATATCGTGAAGGAATGCCAATGGGGGTGCTTGAAGCCATGTCCGTTGGATTGCCAGTTGTAGCCAGTCAGGTCGGTGCTGTCCCAGATATGTTGCAGGCTGGATTGGAGGGGGAGGTGATTCCCGCTGGCAATATTGATGCATTGGCGGGGGCTTTGAACCGTTTGCTTTCGGACGCTGCTTACCGTGAATCGTGTGCATTGCACGCGCGGGATCGCGTCGAACGAAATTACGCCGCTGGCGCAGTTTTGCAAAGGCTGAAGGTTAGCTATTACTCTTGAGAAGGATGATGATCTTGATTCGCTCCCGATTTGTAGTGACAAGCCTGTTAGGGCTGGTGATAGCACAAGGTGTATTAGCTGCAGATATCGTGCCTTCTGTGGTCACTAGCTGGATCAAGCCAAATCGAGCCCCCTCTACGGATTGGATAGGCCGAGCGATAGCGTTGGATATGCCTACCATTCCGCAGGATGGTGTGCTGGTAAAACAAAATCCTGTTTATTTCAGTTGGCCAGCGTTGTACGGGGTTGTTTCGTATTCACTGGTCGTACAGCCTTTGTCTGGCACGGAACAGGAGTTTGAGTCTCCCTACAATTGGTTCGCCATGCCTAAAGCGTTGGAACGAGGAAGCTACCAGTGGCGCGTGCGGGCTAAAAAAGCAAATGGCCAGTTTGATGCCTGGAGTGATTGGCGTGGGTTTACCATTACCACTGATGGCTCAGGGACCAATGTTGCCAATA is from Chitinivorax sp. B and encodes:
- a CDS encoding intracellular growth attenuator family protein codes for the protein MSRTILNNRFFMLERVDFRRLLRQALLIFCIVFMCAFFALLVVAELLPVMLGALGALGFATWSIYILFSPTKPPSKSWPFLAIAGLVLTIPLISLASRLPLQNLIDLILFGMAPLAIKYLFNATRHLAWVRFSILFYLGFLAFAVLSTLFGRSNTYAAIYQTIFNLKLYLMLGSGFAVVWTLRADQRLWIWVQRIWLIFLPFILLQWFAPAVDWVMFPLHSDKMYDLNPFLANKFVKVPGPFFHASMLATFTALMLGFCVLRFLIVGGNDCITPIVGYGFVLLASGQRGETLSLFASLFFVLVFYKQRIRWGVLLMLSTVFLLGLIFLVVNFENTPIYDLAVEWGLVGNIPLKDLQARAAFYKYSFLIANDHFPLGSGLGTYGGVGAQKFDLSLFDQLGFQRYYWYLAGQFLVDTYWPNFIAEAGWLGAFLMLLSIACLWIQSFVGMRREVDAHVKFYWSMANACATFILINSLTSPLAADPKYVWMCWMFFGLAASLGKAQSTANDDLVKIRYLY
- a CDS encoding DapH/DapD/GlmU-related protein, with the protein product MLAIFRLSSFLHSMGIPLLPWLLKVLNRVLFACSVPPSVKVGRNVVFGYQGLGIVVHKRAVIGNNVIVGPNVTIGGRSGHEQVPVIEDDVLIGAGARILGPVRIGRNAQIGANAVVLVDVPEGAIAVGVPAVVKLPRNTQMIASNPVMESQK
- a CDS encoding glycosyltransferase family 4 protein, coding for MKKVVVVGPHFSAQGGMATVLDIYRQEGLFDQQSVLFLPTHIDGSKWKKFRLAIATFFTFLILLMFRQVSMLHAHVATRASFWRKALFMLLARLFGTPYIFHLHSGLFQGFYERCGVFGKWLTRYLLRNAKYVFVLSSDARQWIVSIVPEASVTIFSNPIRMLPYVRENRHTSHVLFMGKLDSNKGIYDLLPAIEKLTAFHPGLRLSIAGEGEIEQVRALVTQLGLEKHVDLLGWVVGDQKAQLLSTATVFVLPSYREGMPMGVLEAMSVGLPVVASQVGAVPDMLQAGLEGEVIPAGNIDALAGALNRLLSDAAYRESCALHARDRVERNYAAGAVLQRLKVSYYS